From Pseudomonadota bacterium:
GCTGACCCTGTTACAAATCGGGATTTATCGGGCTCTGTGGTGGTTTGGTCTGTTGCAGGCTCTTTCGACGGCCGGGTTTGTGCTTCTCGCTCAGGCCGGAGGCGGACTTTGTCTTCTGACCGGGGTGATCGCTTTTGAAAACCTGAGTGCGGGCATGGGCACGGCGGCCTATGTCGCCTACATGGCGACGCTGACCAATAAAAAATTTACCGCGACGCAATATGCCCTGCTTTCCAGTTTGATGGGGATTCCCAGGGTTCTGGCCGCGGCTCCGACCGGCTATCTGGTCGCCGCCGGGGGCTGGTCTTTCTTTTTTATCTTCTGTACGGCGGCGGCCTTGCCCGGCCTGCTGCTGCTTTACTGGATTCGGCCCGATAAGCTGGAGCTGTAACTTTTGCGAGTAGATGAGTGGTATGTGTGGTATTGCGGGAATCATCTCAGCCCGACTGGCGGCCTCTGATCTGGAGTATAAACTGCGTCGGATGGGGGACTGTCAGAGTCATCGCGGGCCGGATGACGAGCGGGTCGAGGTCTATCAAAACGGCGTTCGGCGGGTGGGTTTTGGTTTTGTCCGGCTGGCGATTCTCGATCTGGAAACCGGAATGCAGCCGGTGTTTTCTCCGGTTGACCGGTCGGCCCTGATCTGCAACGGCCAGCTCTATAATTATCTTGAACTGAAAGCCGGGCTGGGCGGGGTCGAATGGCTGACGCGAGGGGATGCGGAAGTCGCCCTGCAAATGTTCCGCCACCATTCTCCAGCCGTCGCCCTGCAAGCGTTCAACGGTATGTACGCTGGCGCTTTCTTCAGTCCGCGGGAAAATAAGGTGATTCTCTTTCGGGATCGTTTCGGCATCAAGCCGTTGTACTACCGAGAGTTCGCAGGTGATTTTTACTTTGCCTCCGAGATCAAGCCTCTGCTGGCGGTGACCGATCGGGCCCGCCTTCGGCAGGAGTTGTTTCCCACCCTTTTCACCTATCGCTATCTTCCCGGTGAAGAGACGATTTTCAGCGGGATCAAAAGATTGCCGCCGGGTTACTTGCTGACCTATGATCTTGAACACGGTCATTATGAAATAAGTTCCTATTGGCAGAATCTTTTTCCCGAAAAAGATTCTGCGCTTTCCCGGGCCGATGCCGAGGCTGAACTGTTTGAACTTTTTCAGGATGCGGTGCGGCTGCGGTTACGCTCCGATGTCGAGGTGGGCAGTTTTTTGAGCGGCGGGATTGATTCCTGTGCGGTGGCTGCGGCCGCCGCCGGCGGTGGGCGAGGTTTGTCGCTGTTCACGATTGCTTTTTCCGAACCTCAGTACAATGAACTGCCGCTGGTCGAGGAGTTTCTCAAGGCTGCGGCGGGTCGTTTCGCGGGCAGCAAGCATTATGTTGATTTCTGTTATCCGGATCAGCTGGCCGAACTGCCGGCCCTGCTGCGGGCCTTGGAGGAACCCATTTTTCTTGGAGCGGTGTTGCCTACCGACCAGGTCTGTCGCCTGGCGGCGCAAAAGGTCAAGACGGTGCTCACGGGTGAGGGGGCCGACGAGATCTTTGCCGGCTATCGTAAATTCTTACTGGAAATGGCGGCTTTCGAGTATTCTCAGCTCGGGGTTTCCGGGCGCCGGGAGCTGGTTCATCTTTATCCTGAACTGCCGGATTATCTGGCGGTGCGGGCCGATGATCCGCTGCGCCGTTACATTCAGAGCGAGGCCCTTTTCAGCGAAGCGGAACTGGCGCGTCTTCTCGGTTATCAGAATAAATCCCGGAAACCAAGGGTGGCCGGTCTTGTTTCTCTGGGGGCGGCGCCCAGGCTTGACGGCCACGAACATCCTCTGCACGCGGCCCTGGCCGTCGAGACTCGTTGCCGCCTGCCGGACTACGTTATTTTACGTCTTGATAAGCTGGCAATGCGCCATTCTCTGGAAACGCGGACCCCTTTTCTAGATTATCGTCTGGCCGAGTTTGCCGCCCGGCTGCCGCCTGAGTACAAGATCGACCTGTCTGGAAACCGGGGAAAGGATATCTGTCGCCGGGCTTTTTCCCGTTTTGGACTGCTGGATGAAAAGAGCGCCTGGCGGCGTAAACAGCCGTTTACCAGTCCGCTGGCCGTTTGGTTGGCCGATCGCAGGCTGTGGCCGGAGGTGGTTCGGGAAGCTTTGGCCGGAGAGATGATCAGGCGTCATGGAATTTTAAATCCGGCCATGGTCAGGGAGCTGACGGAACAGGTCACCAGCGCCGGCGTTGGTCCGGCGACCCTGGTTTCGGGGGCGGATCGTCTTTTTGCGGTGCTGGTTTTTACTTTATGGTTTGAGGAGTTCGGCCGTGAATGAACAGGGAAAGATAAGACTTGAAAGCCTGGTCTCTGCTTTTACTACGGAACTGCGCAAAGTGCTGGTGGAGAAAATTTCCCCCGGGCCTTTGACCTATGGATTTGAGTATGAATTGCTGCCTACGCGGCGTCTGACTCCGAAGGGGATCGACAAAATCGCCCAATGTTTACTGCGCTTGGGTTACCGGCCCCAGAAGGAGGGTGAATTTCTGGCTCTCAACGGGCTGCATCTTACCTTTGAGCCGGGCGGGCAGCTGGAGTATGGTTCTCCTCCTCTTTTTGCCTTCGATGACGAGGCCCTGGCTGCCCTGTTGGAACAGCTTCGGGAAACCAATCGCTGCATAGAGGCGTTCTGCGGGGTTAAATATCGAGGTGTCGCCTATCTTCCCGGTCGGGAAACGGCGAAGCTTTGCCTTGTCAGCCGGCGTTATTTGGATATGCATGCCCTG
This genomic window contains:
- the asnB gene encoding asparagine synthase (glutamine-hydrolyzing); this encodes MSGMCGIAGIISARLAASDLEYKLRRMGDCQSHRGPDDERVEVYQNGVRRVGFGFVRLAILDLETGMQPVFSPVDRSALICNGQLYNYLELKAGLGGVEWLTRGDAEVALQMFRHHSPAVALQAFNGMYAGAFFSPRENKVILFRDRFGIKPLYYREFAGDFYFASEIKPLLAVTDRARLRQELFPTLFTYRYLPGEETIFSGIKRLPPGYLLTYDLEHGHYEISSYWQNLFPEKDSALSRADAEAELFELFQDAVRLRLRSDVEVGSFLSGGIDSCAVAAAAAGGGRGLSLFTIAFSEPQYNELPLVEEFLKAAAGRFAGSKHYVDFCYPDQLAELPALLRALEEPIFLGAVLPTDQVCRLAAQKVKTVLTGEGADEIFAGYRKFLLEMAAFEYSQLGVSGRRELVHLYPELPDYLAVRADDPLRRYIQSEALFSEAELARLLGYQNKSRKPRVAGLVSLGAAPRLDGHEHPLHAALAVETRCRLPDYVILRLDKLAMRHSLETRTPFLDYRLAEFAARLPPEYKIDLSGNRGKDICRRAFSRFGLLDEKSAWRRKQPFTSPLAVWLADRRLWPEVVREALAGEMIRRHGILNPAMVRELTEQVTSAGVGPATLVSGADRLFAVLVFTLWFEEFGRE